One Polycladomyces subterraneus genomic region harbors:
- a CDS encoding 2-hydroxy-3-keto-5-methylthiopentenyl-1-phosphate phosphatase, with amino-acid sequence MTQARKRVIFCDFDGTITNNDNIVQIMKHFDPPGWNRIVDDILSRRISVRRGVGQLFALLPSARREEIVSYVLEQAEIRPGFEEFLAFCREKNIRLLITSGGIDFFVYPILSRFDIPRDDIYCNASDFSGETIQILWPHSCDEHCDNDCGMCKTSIIRSFSSERYEKIVIGDSVTDLAGARLADWVLARGYLLEKCRELNLPHAPFDTFYDCIDRLSSPVGVE; translated from the coding sequence GTGACGCAAGCGCGCAAACGCGTCATTTTTTGCGACTTTGACGGCACGATTACGAACAATGACAATATCGTGCAGATCATGAAACACTTTGATCCACCCGGCTGGAATCGCATCGTGGATGATATCCTGTCGCGACGGATCAGTGTTCGCCGGGGCGTGGGGCAGTTGTTTGCACTGCTTCCATCCGCCCGGAGGGAAGAAATCGTCTCCTACGTTCTGGAACAGGCTGAGATCCGGCCGGGATTTGAGGAATTTCTGGCATTTTGCCGCGAGAAGAACATCCGCCTGCTGATCACCAGCGGGGGAATCGATTTTTTCGTCTATCCGATTTTGTCCAGATTCGACATCCCCCGCGACGACATTTACTGCAACGCCAGCGACTTTTCAGGGGAGACGATTCAGATCCTGTGGCCGCATTCCTGTGACGAGCACTGCGACAATGACTGCGGCATGTGTAAAACCAGTATCATCCGATCCTTTTCTTCGGAGCGGTACGAAAAAATCGTGATCGGCGACAGCGTCACCGATTTGGCGGGGGCCCGGTTGGCCGACTGGGTGCTGGCGCGGGGCTACCTGCTGGAGAAATGCCGGGAGCTGAATCTTCCGCACGCGCCGTTCGATACCTTTTATGATTGTATCGACCGGTTGAGCTCCCCGGTTGGTGTGGAGTGA
- a CDS encoding 2,3-diketo-5-methylthiopentyl-1-phosphate enolase, with product MDSGYIYATYLIQGASDLEKKARGIAVGLTVGTWTELPRAKQEKMAPYLGKVEEVARLEPAVDGTPRGRITIGYPVRNLTADLPAVLTTVFGKLSMDGKIKLIDLQLPDEFLSRFPGPRFGIEGIRERLGVHDRPLLMSIFKQCIGLPLDELETEYQKQIEGGVDLVKDDEIFFRDDLAPVEQRVSAIERRNRAWEEQTGKKVLYAVNLTGPVTQLLDRAKRLVEAGASCLLLNVAPYGWDVLHRLAEDPDISVPIMAHPAFTGAIYASPDHGLSAALLLGKFLRWAGADIVLYPSPYGSVAMPREEALKVAQHLRENNGAHRPAFPAPSAGIHPGLVPVLYRDFGRDAIVNAGGGIHGHPDGSTQGGRAFVDAIKAVVSGVTLEEKAETSAALRKAIDAWGVVKA from the coding sequence ATGGATTCCGGTTACATATACGCAACGTATCTCATACAAGGGGCATCGGATTTGGAGAAGAAAGCCCGCGGTATCGCTGTCGGATTGACGGTAGGGACATGGACTGAGTTGCCTCGGGCAAAGCAGGAGAAGATGGCCCCCTATTTGGGTAAGGTGGAAGAAGTCGCTCGGCTGGAGCCGGCTGTTGATGGTACACCTCGCGGTCGAATCACCATCGGGTATCCAGTGCGCAATCTGACGGCTGACCTGCCGGCCGTGTTGACGACCGTATTCGGTAAATTGTCGATGGACGGCAAAATAAAATTGATTGATCTGCAATTGCCGGATGAATTTTTGTCCCGTTTTCCGGGACCGCGGTTTGGCATCGAAGGCATCCGCGAGCGTTTGGGCGTACACGACCGGCCGCTGTTGATGAGCATTTTCAAGCAATGTATCGGTCTTCCCCTTGACGAGTTGGAAACGGAGTACCAAAAGCAAATAGAAGGTGGCGTCGATCTGGTCAAAGATGACGAAATATTTTTCCGGGACGATTTGGCTCCGGTGGAGCAACGGGTAAGTGCGATTGAACGGCGCAACCGTGCTTGGGAAGAGCAGACCGGTAAGAAAGTCTTGTATGCGGTCAATCTGACTGGTCCCGTCACGCAATTGCTCGATCGGGCCAAGCGCTTGGTCGAAGCCGGAGCTTCCTGCCTGCTGCTCAACGTGGCGCCGTATGGATGGGATGTATTGCATCGATTGGCGGAGGATCCGGACATCTCCGTTCCGATCATGGCGCATCCGGCGTTTACCGGTGCCATTTACGCATCCCCCGATCACGGGCTGTCCGCCGCGTTGCTGTTGGGCAAATTCCTGCGCTGGGCGGGGGCGGATATCGTACTGTATCCGTCACCGTACGGCAGTGTGGCCATGCCGAGAGAAGAAGCGCTTAAAGTGGCACAGCATCTGCGGGAGAACAATGGAGCACACCGACCGGCATTCCCCGCTCCCTCGGCCGGAATCCATCCGGGGTTGGTGCCCGTGCTGTACCGCGATTTCGGCAGGGACGCGATTGTCAACGCCGGAGGCGGTATTCACGGACATCCGGATGGGTCGACGCAGGGTGGTCGCGCTTTTGTCGATGCCATCAAAGCGGTGGTATCCGGTGTGACGTTGGAGGAAAAAGCGGAAACGTCGGCGGCACTGCGCAAGGCTATTGATGCGTGGGGAGTGGTGAAAGCGTGA